One segment of Methanobacterium formicicum DSM 3637 DNA contains the following:
- a CDS encoding ABC transporter ATP-binding protein, producing the protein MIKVENLSKTYHMEEGPEIKALDQVNLEVKKGEIVGIIGTSGSGKTSLLRVLRGVEPFDEGKITIDDVTVTPESTTYYSRKLRKVTAIHLQRSFGLWSETALNNVVRKLYGTKYGDEALTDFDFAYSEFEDEAMEILRVVGLDHKATHFAPVLSGGEKQRLIMARQLAKKPKVLLLDEPATMSCPKTKQEILDAIKAINEDLGVTVVLVSHLPEIHHYLSDRLILMDEGKVVDEGTPDKIIKEFLQKMEGELPKRDPEDIGDSVIKARDLEKRFYLLKAGNVLELKDVSFDVSDGEIVSLIGQSGAGKTVLLRMIGGLDIPDAGTVSFKLDGEWVDMHQPGINRMNIRRQMGFMHQEFALVHHATIRDQIAGRLGIKGITVVDEAKKKAEEMGISDLALDVLYQLTDLPENEAKQRLEQLGLSGSILDTLFPSFPDNEVKEYAEPIFKALNLPLDILNRRSYELSGGQKVRATLALVLSTKPKVLILDEPFGDLDPITLRMVSNSLKRINKEFNTTIIMVSHHIDFINELATRAIRMDNGKLIGDGDPDEECEKFIKSCGADYLKDISLWKEKLLED; encoded by the coding sequence ATGATAAAGGTTGAAAATCTATCAAAAACTTACCACATGGAGGAAGGTCCCGAAATTAAGGCGCTGGATCAGGTTAATCTGGAAGTTAAAAAGGGAGAAATTGTTGGTATTATTGGAACCAGTGGATCCGGTAAAACCAGTCTTTTAAGAGTCCTTAGAGGTGTGGAACCATTCGATGAAGGGAAAATTACAATTGATGATGTGACAGTAACCCCTGAATCCACCACTTACTATTCCAGGAAACTGCGTAAGGTAACAGCCATTCATCTGCAACGTTCTTTCGGATTATGGTCCGAAACCGCCTTGAACAATGTTGTTAGAAAGCTTTATGGTACTAAATATGGGGATGAAGCTTTAACTGATTTTGACTTTGCTTATAGCGAGTTTGAGGATGAAGCCATGGAAATTCTACGAGTGGTGGGCCTGGATCATAAAGCCACTCATTTCGCTCCAGTATTAAGTGGTGGTGAAAAACAGAGACTTATAATGGCCCGACAGCTTGCTAAAAAGCCTAAAGTTTTATTATTAGATGAACCCGCAACTATGTCCTGTCCTAAAACTAAACAGGAAATTTTAGATGCAATTAAAGCAATAAATGAGGATTTAGGGGTGACAGTTGTCCTAGTATCCCACCTTCCGGAAATTCATCATTACCTCTCCGATAGACTGATTCTAATGGATGAAGGCAAAGTGGTGGATGAAGGAACACCTGATAAGATAATAAAGGAATTCCTCCAGAAAATGGAAGGGGAACTACCAAAACGTGACCCTGAAGACATTGGCGATTCTGTAATTAAAGCACGGGATCTGGAAAAAAGATTCTATCTTCTTAAGGCAGGTAACGTCCTGGAATTGAAGGATGTGAGTTTTGATGTTAGTGATGGTGAGATAGTTTCCCTTATTGGACAGAGTGGTGCGGGTAAAACAGTACTGCTACGTATGATCGGTGGTCTTGATATTCCAGATGCCGGTACTGTTTCCTTTAAACTGGATGGTGAATGGGTGGACATGCACCAACCAGGAATTAACCGAATGAATATCCGCCGCCAGATGGGATTCATGCACCAGGAGTTTGCACTGGTACACCATGCCACTATAAGGGACCAGATAGCAGGAAGACTGGGAATCAAAGGAATAACAGTAGTGGATGAAGCTAAGAAAAAAGCAGAAGAGATGGGTATCAGTGACCTGGCACTGGATGTTCTTTACCAATTAACTGATCTACCCGAAAACGAAGCAAAACAGCGCCTGGAACAGTTAGGATTATCTGGAAGTATTTTAGACACTCTTTTCCCCAGTTTCCCTGATAATGAGGTGAAAGAATACGCTGAGCCCATATTCAAAGCACTGAATCTCCCATTGGATATCCTAAACCGCAGGTCCTACGAGTTATCCGGTGGTCAAAAGGTTAGAGCTACCCTGGCCCTGGTACTTTCAACCAAGCCCAAAGTCCTGATTTTAGATGAACCATTCGGAGATCTGGATCCAATAACCCTGCGTATGGTTTCTAACTCCCTTAAACGAATAAATAAGGAATTTAACACCACCATAATCATGGTTAGCCACCACATTGACTTCATCAATGAATTAGCCACCCGTGCCATTCGTATGGATAATGGTAAACTCATTGGAGATGGAGATCCAGATGAAGAATGTGAAAAATTCATAAAAAGCTGTGGAGCAGATTATCTTAAGGATATAAGTCTGTGGAAGGAAAAATTACTGGAAGATTAA